A stretch of DNA from Sebastes fasciatus isolate fSebFas1 chromosome 16, fSebFas1.pri, whole genome shotgun sequence:
aaaacgTAAATATTCTTAATAACATCATCAATATTTGAAATACCAATCAGACATACTTATCATAAATTGTAATTACAGACTTATGTATGCTCATTTGTGAGGTGAATTAAACACAAAAAAgcacaaatgaaatgaaacaattcAGTGAGAAAGGAGAAAGTGATCAAAAACTGAATATCAAGGAGTTACTACTGTACAAAGCATGCAGTGAAACATAACGGTCTGTGGCTACATTTTAAGTAAACaattataatattaatgttcaagtgttcactCACACTTTCACAATCAAGATGAATGGCATACCAGGATAAATTAACCCTTTGAGTTAGGTCTTGTTATATTAGGTGAACTCAAAAGAACCATTTGAGACAAATGCTCCAGTTATCATTTTAGTGTGATTTTTGAAAGATATTTGGAGTCACCTTCTCCTTGTCACTTTATCTTTCATTTGCCACTCACAGGGACTCCTTTGATGAATGATTTGGTACTTTGTGTATGCGAAAAAGAGGCCATAATGCCAGAGTTCATTCATACGAACACTGTGGAAAATCTATGGGGAGAGGGATATGACACTTTTGTGTattgcagccctagttgtatTTCTACATTTTAGCCTTGTTGTAACTGAAACATAGTGTGATCATTATGTCATCTTAATAAATGTCCTCTTAAAACAGCCCCCATAAGCACCAGGTATTAGAAGAACTTCGGTACAGCCTCTATGGCTTTTAAGAACTTATGTGCAAAATCTTTTTATAAAATCTACCTTGTGTACATACAGTCAGAAGCACATCATCATTAGTAAATAAGCAGTAATTATCTGTTATACGTTCATTTTGGATTTACGGCTAAGTCCTTGTCATCAACCCATTTTTCAATCTGGAAACAATTCATGACTAAGAGGTTTTCAACTaatgatgattataataatcTGGCTTGGGAGGCAGATGCAATACATACTGTAAACTCATTGGCAACAAAAGGAAACATCATCTGCATAgaaaaaattagattaaaataaTGGTGTCAAAAGCTGatatttgaaggtttttttgtgctttttatgCATTCTGTCCTTTTAGCTTTACCATCTGTGTTCTTGTTGAACCATGAAAGAATAATCATAGCTAATAAAGTGCCTTTTCAGCAGTTGCGAGTAATTTTCTTTAACCATGTGGTAAATATGTATCCAATAACGTGATAATAGAGATTTGAAAGGGACATTTTGTAGGTCATATTATCCATACAATAAATGCTATTCATGTGATATTTATGTAAATATACAGTTAAAGACTTAACTACTTTTTCAGATACAGTCGTCCCCAAAGACATCCATACTGTGTATTTTGTGCTTTGGGGTAGAATCCAATAagtattaataattataacaaTATATAAGTAAAGCAAATTTGGCTAAAgacaaaatattatttattttctttcttacatATTTCTCTCTTTGGGTTCTGTACACTATTTCAACAGTTTGACACAGTACACACTAATGACAATCCAAATGGCTGTATTAGCTTTATGCTTCTTTACATTATACCATTTTTGACCTTCTATAGACGCCTTGAGTGCAATCGGAGTTAAAACCTGGAATTTTTTGGAATGCTCTTAGTTGATGTTACTTAATACTGCCCTATTAAAATGGTTTATGAACTGAGAAGATGCTTAGAAATAAATCATATAATGCTCCCAGTATATTAAAGTAGAAAAATGTTGATCTGAAATTTCTTTCACATTACATGATATTGTAAATTGTGAACTTCAGGCCCTTATATTATCAGTATGAAATTAATTATAGTAACATCTTAGAAAACCCTGCTGACCTGAAACATGCTTCAGTACTTTTTAAATAGTGTCACTGAAAGTAAATGGTAATCAACTCGTCAATTGGTATCTAACTGATATGATATTTTGGCAATGAATTATGTATGCTGTAATTCtaacataataaaaacataaaaatatatgcaaacaaacattttaaaaaatggcaagATACACAATTCACAAAATATGTACAATTTAAACAATTACTCAGGAACAGGCACCTTATATGTTTGTAATCTCTCTTCTATAAGGTTTTCACGTGTTAGCCAGCAAATGCGGTATTCCAAGATATGATGGATCCAGTCCTGAATAGTGATTCAGTCCAGTTTTACAAGATCacataaaaatgaaacaaaccAGATACAAACAACAAATGAGAAACATATTTTGCTGTTTGTTCTTGCCCTCACTGATGTCCTTTGTTTCTTTTAATTGACATAGTAAAGCCAGTAAACAATGTTGAAGAAGGAGAAGACAGTTGGGAAGATCACCCTCGACCATTTGTCAATAGAGTTTACATCAGTCAAGTCTGGGATGTTGATCTTTAGCTGTGAAGCGCGCCTTCGTAGTCGGCTCTTCTTTTGAGTCATGTGGCACTCCAGCGTGTTTCGGCCAAAGTTGTGCCTGGCCAGCCCGGCTTTGCGGTACTGTAGAGTTGAGCTGTCGTAGGTCAGCATGGTATTTCGTGGGTCATTGAGACCCAGAGCTAGCTCTGATATGCCCATGTCATTCTTGATGTCCAGGGTGCCCATTAGGATGTTTTCATGTGGGTCCATCTGCCCAAGAAAAAGAGTCAAGTTTGTCTAGTGTATGACTATCATGCAACAGCAATTTGTCTctgataaatacattttactaaaattaataaaaaaggaAGTGCCAAGATTATATTTCAAAAATGGTAGAGACCATAATAATTAACTATGGGGGTATATAattatgtgtaatgtgaaatggGTAGCTCCTATTGACAAATCCATAGAGAATAATCATTATCTATGgagtgttttagcgtctttgATTGACGTTTTAGTTTTatctgcccagcaccaaacagcagacagacaaagttagtgacTAGCTAATGCACATAATGGAACATTTGGAAGCTAAAGAGCCATATGTTTTCTCAAGAAGTTGGTGAAGATCAACTCTTaagaatattggacttatattATCCAGGTGGCcaaaaacacaactccaaataaaTGTTCATGCATGTTACAATGGTAACCCATTATCAACtgtataatatgtcaatgtttgTGTTTACATCTTGTTCTGCTGCCTCTAAGTGGCCAAAAACAATCTAAATGTAAAcacaatttgacattttggaaatagATTTTTGCAGTACCTTATTCTTTTGATCGCCAAGTCCAATTGCTGCGTCATCCACAAAGATTGGTTCCCACATCGAGTCATGACCATCAAGATCCCTTTGTTTCATTCTTGCATACAGAGTATCATCTCTGCCAACTACATTCCCCACCAGCCACTGCAAGCAAGCAGAATCGCCATGGTTACTTGAGCAACTTTAAATGCAAATACATGTGGACATGAACTGCAGTACAGCAGTGTTATCAGAGGATTCAAGTTCAGTTTTACTTTCCTCTTTTGCCTGCACTCCATATTACAGGATATAAATGTTTCCACTCAGTATAGACAGCATTTTGTATTCAACTAATATTACCACATCCATGTGCAGCCATGTTATGGTGGCCATTTTGCATCCCTGCTAGTAAGTATTTGGTTCACGTCTGCTGGGAGGATAAACTGGGAATGTGAACGCAACTCTTTCAAGACAAAGAGCCAAGTGGCTCTGAGACCTTCTTTCCCTCTGTTCCAGCTGGCAACATGTCTCATTTGGATTTCAAACAGGGCTAGTACAAGCTTATTAGGCTGGCTTTCCTTGGCACAGTGATGGCAGGAAACATTAGGTCAACCCCTCCATTTGAAGTGGtgacatttcttttctttgctAGTAATTATTCTGAGCTCCTTAGACAGCTTTATGaataattaatttgcaattctGCTGCAAAGTAAAGAAAATATGTGATTAGGTGAATCTAGAGCAAAGAAAACTGCTTTCACTTGAAAATGTGACAACATGGAAGCTAATCTAGAGTTTGCTTTACATGGAGGCATTTTTCAGTGAAATATTCTGAATTTGGGGAAATGCAGGTCGACAAACTACAGAGGCAAGGTAgggcactggttcccaacctgggggtcctgacccccaattaggggtcgccaaagcttcacaggggGTCGCGaagccttcttgattttaaggagtgtaagacaactttttttaaaactatacGGTTGGCCTATatttcaggatttcattcatcTCTGAGaagaaaattaaattattattattttcttaaagTTTTGATTAATATTTAAGCTATAATCAGGATAGGAGCACAGTGAAGACCTGAAAACAAGCTATATTCACAGAGCTTTccctctgctaaacagcctcatcctgcacgcagttaaaacaaccaaagagataacaaaataatgaccaagcgtcagggagaagaaaaaacattGATTCTGTCATAAAAGAAGATTATTAAGTTtgaatgattgttaaaaaatcaataaaatacataatgcaGACAAAATATTGTGTtaaaatccttaaaaaaataacaggaaaactcatctctgatgcaatattcacagaaaATAGTCTGCTCTAAATGTATCTAAATggcttgttttacacaaacttcctgcaggtATTGTGCTGACTATTACTTAATTGGGTTAATTGtatcagtttatcagttgttctgtacaaTAAGTGTTATGCATTGATAATattgtcacttagtcaggggtcatcagtttactcaatgatagaaaaaggGTCCCTtcaggaaaaaggttgggaaccactgagctAAGGTATTCCTACCTTGTTTGGATCCATCCTCATCTTTTCGTTGTTGGCTATAATTAGTTTCTCAGCTGCCCTTTTCTGACGTTGAGGGCCCCGTCCAAAGAAGATGTAGTTTACCAGCGCATACTCCAGCAGGGCCAGGAAGACAAAGACGAAGCAGCCCATGAGGTACATGTCTATGGCCTTGACGTATGGGATTTTCGGGAGGGTTTCTCTTAGATGGGTGTTAATGGTAGTCATGGTGAGCACCGTGGTAATACCTGCAGAAGAAAGACCATTACATTATAACAGAAACAATATGAATCAAGAATGTTGGCAGTATAAAGTATGCCGTTTTTATGTAAGGCACTCACAAATTTACTCCTTGCATTATCCTTTCTATTAAATCAATAGCAACAATCAACTGGAACCCCTACTTACTGTACGGTCCTGACTGAATGTGTGACAGTTTTAATCCTTCCGACTGCAAGACATCTTTGTGATCTACTTGATGCCATGTCTGTGCTTGATTAAGCCTGCCAGGATCAATGAACCCAAGGGGCTTACCCCCATGACTTCAAACCATTCATCGGGAGACGAGCTAAAAGACGTGCACCTGAAGTGCTGCAGCGATTTGAAATTCAAATGTCAACCTTGGTCTTGTTCATTAGCGAGAACTCCTACCGAGAAAAGTTGTAGACAGTTTTGAAAAACCTCGCCCAGCAAGCTGTGGGGATAGTTACTGTCAGATTGACTGTGCATATCAATGTGTTGAGTTTCTGCTTATTATGAGTGACATGCTAAGTCTTGTTGGTAgtgatttcatttcatattcCTGCCGTTTTAAGCAAAGCACTGGCTCTTGGATGTAGTGTGCTTACAATAGTGTGTGTCTATGGTATTATCCATATGCAGGAATTATATTCTAAAGCTTAAATATGATTTTCCTCGCATGATGAAATAATTGTGTTCTCAGCTCCTATAGCGCTCACAAAGCCTCCCACGCATACGTGTATATTCTACTGTGAAAGCATTATTGCACCATTGAGCACTATTGAGAGTCTCAGTAAACAATTACTAAATTATTTTACAGCTGTCACAAAGCTGTCAGGTGACTACCGCTCAAAATAGGATTCAGGCAATTTTCCCAAGCTGTTGCTGCAAGAGcttaacaataacaacaaaggATTCCTGCAGCACCGTGGCCATGTGATTCAGCCATTACAGGTCCATTTTAATGCCCGAAACCAGGTCAGAGTAAAGTGGTTCCTGAGTCTAGTGTAGATTGGGGGGTGACCGAACATTTCCCAACTCTGCTGACCCACCTCCATTATGGAgcattaccttttttttttcattaaatccCATGCATGCCTTCCCCCCGGATCACTAAATGCAGCTCAGTCGTCAATCAGCAAAATTGCCTTGTCGACTAAAGCGAGGGATGGGTTGAAGGATGGATGAAGCTGGGTGGATGGAGTTGGGTGAAAAGAAGACAGGGAGCTTCCGATAAACACAGAGTAAGCTAGAAGCTCGATACAAACCTCACAGGCTACACGGGGTTTACATAATCAAGGATGACGGGGGGAAATTGGGACTTCCAGAAAAGCACAAAGGCTCTGGAATCAGAGTGGAAACAAATCAAACTGGTCATCCATCATAATACGTCTGTAGGATTCAGCAACATTTGTTGTACTGTGATGGATATTTGACCCTGTTAATACCCACAGAGATTGTAAAAGAAGTGAAACAGATACCAATGAAAATTAGCCTTTCTGGCTAACTGGCCTATTTTcagaatattattaatattcactgtccctgtcaaataaactaataataaactaaactaaacgtGTAGCTGTGGATCACTGCAGTGCTATTCTCTAATGACTGTATAAGGACCTTATGAGgtctaaaatgaataaatacatacagcACAGAAATCAATTAATGCATTTATAAAGGGGAAAATTTCAGATCAAATTTGAAGACCTGTAGAACGCAACACaatctcactcccaactcgtcaaataccgctgcttggtcagtgcctcTCGGCATCTGAGAACATTGAAaagggtacccctcttgcgtaacttttggacggaccagagACGGCGTGTCAAGATACATTCGCTAcatgtcctttcaaaataaacgtcttttttcacaggaagttaggtttaggcaacacaaccacttggATAGGAAATTGTAGTGTTTGACGTTAAATTCACTGACTCAACttacgtgactaacgactcacgtgactcactggactgacgataccaacgagtcacgtgactaacgactgacgtgacaaaatgagtcaacgttacttttaacGTTACGGCagacgaacaccggtctcctggttgaaagtcttgtgtttgtttgaccatccaccacccctccatcCTGAAACCGTCGATTAATGCCTCAAGTGGTTTACATTGaggttagttgaaagcccggttcatcacAAACTGTTGCTTAAGGGTACCTTCCGctcgtcggtttccgatgccgggGCCCTATCCAATCGGTGGTGTTTGATGAGTTGGAAGTGAGGGTTGTAGAAATAGGATTCTTTCCAATGAAAAGTCATGGCCTTCTCAGCACTACAAAGTTCatttgtccatccatccatccatccatccatccatccatccatccatccatttataCTTATAGGTCAAACAGGTCTTCTACAAACTATTGCTTTTTTCTTTATCAGTATATTCAATGTTTGGTTTTCTACAGATTTTCTTGCCTGGCTTAATGTTAGATATGTTGTAAATCTTTCTTTCCTCAACCTGTCACCACCAAGGTTTCTTGTCTCTATTCGCCCTTCGAGTGAATGATGTGAATGTTCTGAGGTGAAAttagtgggaaaaaaataaatctatgtATAGCTTTCCCTGGTCAGTCTATTTCAGCGCCAGAGTAATCTCCTTTTAAAGTGTCCACCCCAATGTACTGTCAATCTGTCTATATTTGTATTGCAGGCCTCACCCAGAGCCACTCTGGCAGCAGAGGCGTCATAGTTGATCCAGAAGGAGACCCAGGAGAGGATAGTGATAAGTATAGAAGGCATGTATGTCTGCAGGATGAAGTACCCGATGTTTCTCTTCAGCTTAAAACTCAGGGACAGACGAGGGTAAGCACCTGCAGAGAGGGGAcggggaaggaaaaaaaagcagaagcaGTGTAAGATGACGGATTCCCACAATATTTGCCAGAGCTGCCAGGTCTCAAGAGCTTTATGttttctgattgtgattgtgtcCCAAGACCTCAGCATTAGTTCAGACAAAAGAACAGGTAATTTGTCAGAAAACTGTGTTTCTTATCTACTCAAGGTATAGGCGCTAAATCGTACTCATTTAAGGTTTGGGAATGTTAGTTTTGATGGGTATTGGCTATCAAAGATGACTATTGGTTGAAGACGGAGTAAGAATGCTAGTTTTGGGTGTTGTAGTAAGCTACACCTATCATTAATCCTAGGTTTACAAGCCATGTACAAAAAGGGATACCATCGTTCAAACCTCTTCTGTGGTCAGACATTAGCGACCTTttgaaaataaattcaaattaggc
This window harbors:
- the gabrb2b gene encoding gamma-aminobutyric acid receptor subunit beta-2 isoform X1; the encoded protein is MAVFRIRRMRCFCVWLFPLVVTAVCAQSVRANDPSNMSLVKETVDRLLKGYDIRLRPDFGGPPVGVGMNIDIASIDMVSEVNMDYTLTMYFQQAWRDKRLSYSEIPLNLTLDNRVADQLWVPDTYFLNDKKSFVHGVTVKNRMIRLHPDGTVLYGLRITTTAACMMDLRRYPLDEQNCTLEIESYGYTTDDIEFYWRGGHNAVTGVDRIELPQFSIVDHNLISKNVVFSTGAYPRLSLSFKLKRNIGYFILQTYMPSILITILSWVSFWINYDASAARVALGITTVLTMTTINTHLRETLPKIPYVKAIDMYLMGCFVFVFLALLEYALVNYIFFGRGPQRQKRAAEKLIIANNEKMRMDPNKWLVGNVVGRDDTLYARMKQRDLDGHDSMWEPIFVDDAAIGLGDQKNKMDPHENILMGTLDIKNDMGISELALGLNDPRNTMLTYDSSTLQYRKAGLARHNFGRNTLECHMTQKKSRLRRRASQLKINIPDLTDVNSIDKWSRVIFPTVFSFFNIVYWLYYVN
- the gabrb2b gene encoding gamma-aminobutyric acid receptor subunit beta-2 isoform X2, with protein sequence MSTTFRGDYHHFQRSPSSSASNATRNEHCPPVGVGMNIDIASIDMVSEVNMDYTLTMYFQQAWRDKRLSYSEIPLNLTLDNRVADQLWVPDTYFLNDKKSFVHGVTVKNRMIRLHPDGTVLYGLRITTTAACMMDLRRYPLDEQNCTLEIESYGYTTDDIEFYWRGGHNAVTGVDRIELPQFSIVDHNLISKNVVFSTGAYPRLSLSFKLKRNIGYFILQTYMPSILITILSWVSFWINYDASAARVALGITTVLTMTTINTHLRETLPKIPYVKAIDMYLMGCFVFVFLALLEYALVNYIFFGRGPQRQKRAAEKLIIANNEKMRMDPNKWLVGNVVGRDDTLYARMKQRDLDGHDSMWEPIFVDDAAIGLGDQKNKMDPHENILMGTLDIKNDMGISELALGLNDPRNTMLTYDSSTLQYRKAGLARHNFGRNTLECHMTQKKSRLRRRASQLKINIPDLTDVNSIDKWSRVIFPTVFSFFNIVYWLYYVN